The following are encoded together in the Fimbriiglobus ruber genome:
- a CDS encoding ISAzo13 family transposase has product MLHHRPPRPDHSPGTPRVRVGFCQPPAGTGPPPWSGPPALGKKDPVLERDLVALLVDDTGGDPMTKQRWVRLSLKRLGQLLAQRGHAIDPKTVRRLLHKLKYSLKANRKRFTGPPHPDRDRQFRYIAHQKRRFLKAGRPVISVDTKKKELIGNFQQDGQTWCHEADEVNAYDFLSDAEGRATPYGIYLVQHDRGYVYVGESADTPEFAVDAIVSWWKSHGRRRFPDATKLLILADSGGSNGCRPRMWKRQLQERLADAFNLEVTVCHYPRGGSKWNPIEHRLFSFISINWAGKPLRSWLILLGYIQDTRTETGLQVKAVLLRGNYERGLKVTDHEMRKLRLRRHKTCPSWNYTIRPRQGVSGAAKG; this is encoded by the coding sequence ATCCTCCATCACAGGCCTCCACGTCCAGACCATTCGCCGGGGACGCCAAGAGTTAGGGTCGGCTTTTGCCAACCTCCCGCCGGGACGGGTCCGCCGCCCTGGAGCGGGCCGCCCGCCCTTGGAAAAAAAGATCCGGTCCTGGAGCGAGACCTGGTAGCCCTGCTGGTCGATGACACCGGCGGCGACCCGATGACGAAACAGCGGTGGGTGCGTCTGAGCCTGAAGCGACTGGGCCAACTGCTGGCCCAACGAGGCCATGCCATCGACCCCAAGACCGTCCGGCGTTTGCTCCACAAACTCAAGTACTCGTTGAAGGCGAATCGGAAACGGTTTACCGGCCCACCGCACCCCGATCGGGATCGTCAGTTCCGCTACATCGCCCACCAGAAGCGGCGGTTCCTGAAAGCGGGCAGGCCGGTCATCAGCGTGGATACCAAGAAAAAAGAGTTGATCGGCAACTTCCAGCAGGATGGGCAGACCTGGTGCCACGAGGCGGACGAGGTCAACGCTTATGACTTCCTCAGTGACGCCGAGGGCCGGGCCACCCCGTATGGCATCTACCTGGTACAACACGACCGCGGTTACGTGTACGTGGGCGAATCGGCCGACACGCCGGAGTTTGCGGTCGATGCGATTGTCTCGTGGTGGAAGAGCCACGGTCGCCGTCGTTTCCCGGACGCTACCAAACTCCTGATCCTGGCGGACTCGGGTGGCAGTAATGGCTGTCGGCCTCGGATGTGGAAGCGTCAGTTGCAGGAACGGCTGGCTGACGCCTTCAACCTGGAGGTGACGGTGTGCCACTACCCCCGCGGTGGCTCCAAGTGGAACCCGATTGAGCATCGGCTGTTCAGCTTTATCAGCATCAACTGGGCCGGCAAGCCCTTGCGTTCGTGGTTGATCTTGTTGGGCTATATTCAGGACACGAGAACCGAAACAGGCTTGCAGGTGAAAGCCGTGTTGTTGCGGGGAAACTATGAGAGGGGCCTGAAGGTCACGGATCACGAGATGAGGAAGTTGCGCTTGCGACGGCATAAGACCTGTCCGAGTTGGAACTATACCATCCGGCCACGCCAAGGAGTTTCGGGTGCGGCCAAAGGGTGA